The Gambusia affinis linkage group LG11, SWU_Gaff_1.0, whole genome shotgun sequence genome contains a region encoding:
- the il17d gene encoding interleukin-17D encodes MRCRICVLILLLLLLVLVPAWLAETARVRKKPTRTRPCLDLPEEILEQMFGRLSVGVMSAFHHALQLEPRDNLNLTCPTATPSPADTKTRLPVNLRSISPWAYRISYDQNRYPRYIPEAYCLCKGCLVGPYGGQSQQYRSAPVFAPSVILRRTGSCVGGRHSYEEIYVSVAVGCTCVPLVEKERDGQSSNKSVERGKPKTRHMFSTGKKS; translated from the exons ATGCGGTGTCGGATCTGCGTCCtgattttgctgctgctgctgctggttctggtgcCAGCCTGGCTGGCAGAGACGGCACGAGTTCGGAAGAAACCCACCAGAACCCGGCCTTGTCTGGACCTGCCGGAGGAGATTTTGGAGCAGATGTTCGGGCGGCTCTCGGTGGGAGTGATGAGCGCCTTCCACCACGCTCTGCAGCTGGAGCCCCGGGACAACCTCAACCTCACCTGCCCGACCGCGACACCGAGCCCGGCCGACACCAAGACCCGCCTCCCGGTTAACCTGCGGAGCATCTCCCCCTGGGCCTACAG GATCTCGTACGACCAGAACAGATACCCCCGCTACATCCCGGAGGCCTACTGCCTGTGTAAGGGCTGCCTGGTCGGGCCGTACGGAGGGCAGAGCCAGCAGTACCGCAGCGCCCCGGTCTTCGCTCCCTCCGTCATCCTGCGGCGGACGGGCTCCTGTGTTGGCGGACGCCACTCCTACGAGGAGATCTACGTCTCCGTGGCCGTGGGGTGCACCTGCGTGCCGCTGGTGGAGAAGGAGCGAGACGGCCAGAGCAGCAACAAGAGCGTGGAGAGAGGAAAGCCCAAAACCAGACACATGTTCTCTACTGGGAAGAAGTCATGA
- the eef1akmt1 gene encoding EEF1A lysine methyltransferase 1: protein MSDSDDDVPTLSAHTLAALQEFYNETRTGPDQDGTPSDPFAVGAVEEDWRMSQFWYSDETAAVLAEEAVRQAGEGGRIACVSAPSVYQKLKQSVVDGSDRVSAVVLEYDRRFAAYADDFIFYDYNQPLSLPSGVAPRSFDIVLADPPYLSEECLSKVAQTVQYLSKGKVLLCTGAVMENVAKELLGVKMCSFLPKHNRNLSNEFRCFVNYPSDLLCGTLDTQGGCF from the exons ATGAGCGACAGTGACGACGACGTTCCCACCCTGTCTGCTCACACTCTGGCTGCCCTGCAGGAGTTCTACAACGAGACCAGAACCGGTCCTGATCAGGACGGGACGCCGTCCGACCCGTTCGCCGTGGGAGCCGTGGAGGAGGATTGG CGGATGAGTCAGTTCTGGTACAGTGACGAGACGGCAGCGGTGCTGGCGGAGGAAGCGGTACGGCAAGCCGGAGAGGGAGGCAG GATAGCGTGTGTGAGCGCGCCCAGCGTCTACCAGAAGCTGAAGCAGAGCGTGGTGGACGGCTCCGACAGGGTGTCTGCCGTCGTGCTGGAGTACGACCGCCGCTTCGCCGCCTACGCCGACGACTTCATCTTCTACGACTACAACCAGCCGCTGTCCCTCCCCTCCGGTGTGGCGCCGCGGAGCTTCGACATCGTCCTCGCCGACCCGCCTTACTTATCCGAGGAGTGTCTGAGTAAAGTGGCCCAAACCGTCCAGTACCTGAGCAAAGGCAAAGTGCTGCTGTGCACAG GAGCCGTCATGGAGAATGTTGCCAAAGAACTGCTGGGGGTAAAAATGTGCAGCTTTTTGCCCAAACACAACAGGAACTTGTCCAACGAGTTCCGATGTTTCGTCAACTATCCTTCGGACCTGTTGTGTGGAACCCTGGACACACAGGGAGGCTGTTTCTAG